From one Cyanobacterium stanieri PCC 7202 genomic stretch:
- a CDS encoding band 7 protein (PFAM: SPFH domain / Band 7 family~COGs: COG2268 conserved hypothetical protein~InterPro IPR001107~KEGG: cyc:PCC7424_4040 band 7 protein~PFAM: band 7 protein~SPTR: Band 7 protein), protein MNNFWLYFIQQLPTIDVDQLDLNNTQSLPIQRRNLNETSATIPINSSPVMGQLNVNNITFFGGLIAILVILGLLAIWGYTRVYTITPNNEAFVRTGGIFTKDKKVILNGGCMVIPGFHELTRVPLREISIDVVRQGNLAVRTRDYLRANMRVTFYVCISADKDAVLTAAQRLSKQGKISEVDIKDALEKRADDAIRAAAKKKSIAEIDSDKLGFAEEVLNLIQQDLRKVGLTLNNIAISEIEESDTYDENNFFDAQGVRLRTETIQKSIKQKLDVELETQREKREIELNTQVAIEQQELAAEKQTLSIGKEKEEAKLTKMKEIEFLKAQREREIQESRDQEQAKVERNKILQQQAVEEEKIKQQLAVQQSQIEANITLEEQNKKFRVAQTMQEQEAEVAQIERQRTVEATRLLAQIAIAEAEQESQIAQQQASIAIANKEKERFAAEAKRAEAEEGVKTAREVENAEREKQLSLIVAEREAEEKRITDQNVVEIDVFRRRRQAEIARQAAELEAESIRTLADAQKYKLIAEAQGKKAIIDAENSLSDANRTAEIIKFIFPEIAPQLPDLLRAIAPQPGILGDARIYSFPGANGNSNGQNSGNDINKLLFSTSGLSLINTLMDEGKLGSLIGQIKGLLNSNNQGSNGNYNSYSQTNVSTESKSVDAGEDYPDFTSENVDDTDEEIDFSPWVEDEETAMEN, encoded by the coding sequence ATGAACAACTTTTGGCTTTATTTTATCCAACAATTACCCACCATTGATGTTGATCAACTAGACTTAAATAATACCCAATCCTTACCAATTCAAAGGAGAAATCTCAACGAAACCAGCGCCACTATTCCTATCAACAGTAGCCCTGTCATGGGACAATTAAATGTCAACAATATCACCTTTTTTGGTGGTTTAATTGCCATTTTAGTGATTTTAGGCTTATTAGCAATTTGGGGTTATACCAGAGTCTATACCATCACTCCCAACAACGAGGCTTTTGTGCGTACGGGGGGAATTTTTACCAAGGATAAAAAAGTAATTCTCAATGGGGGTTGTATGGTAATCCCCGGATTCCATGAATTAACCCGAGTGCCATTGCGAGAGATTTCCATTGATGTAGTCAGGCAGGGTAACTTGGCGGTGCGCACCCGAGACTATTTACGGGCAAATATGCGAGTGACTTTCTACGTCTGTATTAGTGCCGATAAAGATGCAGTATTGACAGCGGCACAACGACTTTCAAAACAAGGTAAAATTTCTGAGGTAGATATAAAAGATGCACTAGAAAAACGGGCGGATGATGCCATTCGGGCGGCGGCGAAAAAGAAAAGCATAGCTGAAATTGACTCAGATAAATTAGGTTTTGCAGAGGAGGTATTAAACCTTATCCAGCAAGATTTGCGTAAGGTGGGGTTAACCTTGAATAACATTGCCATCTCAGAAATTGAGGAAAGCGATACCTATGACGAAAATAATTTCTTTGATGCCCAAGGGGTGAGGTTACGCACGGAAACCATCCAAAAATCCATCAAGCAAAAATTGGATGTGGAATTGGAAACCCAACGGGAAAAAAGAGAAATTGAACTTAATACTCAGGTAGCCATCGAGCAACAGGAATTAGCCGCTGAGAAACAAACTTTATCTATTGGCAAAGAGAAAGAGGAAGCTAAATTAACCAAGATGAAGGAGATTGAGTTTCTCAAAGCTCAACGGGAGAGAGAAATTCAGGAATCTCGAGATCAAGAACAAGCTAAGGTCGAGCGTAATAAAATTTTACAGCAACAGGCGGTAGAAGAGGAAAAAATTAAGCAACAATTGGCGGTACAACAGAGTCAGATTGAGGCCAATATTACTTTAGAAGAGCAAAATAAAAAGTTCCGGGTTGCTCAAACTATGCAAGAGCAAGAGGCGGAAGTTGCTCAAATTGAGCGTCAACGCACCGTAGAAGCCACTCGATTACTCGCTCAAATTGCCATTGCTGAAGCCGAACAAGAGTCACAAATCGCTCAACAACAGGCTTCCATTGCCATCGCTAATAAGGAAAAAGAAAGATTTGCCGCCGAGGCAAAACGGGCAGAAGCCGAAGAGGGAGTAAAAACAGCCCGAGAGGTGGAAAATGCCGAAAGGGAAAAACAACTATCTCTGATTGTCGCCGAAAGGGAAGCAGAGGAAAAACGTATTACCGATCAAAACGTGGTGGAAATCGATGTTTTCCGTCGTCGTCGTCAAGCGGAAATTGCCCGTCAGGCAGCGGAATTAGAAGCCGAGTCCATTCGTACCCTTGCCGATGCTCAAAAGTATAAATTGATAGCTGAAGCCCAAGGTAAAAAGGCGATTATTGATGCTGAAAACAGCCTCAGTGATGCTAATCGGACTGCGGAGATCATAAAGTTCATTTTCCCCGAAATAGCCCCTCAATTGCCTGATTTGTTAAGGGCGATCGCCCCTCAACCCGGTATATTAGGAGATGCGAGGATTTATTCTTTCCCTGGTGCTAATGGTAATAGTAATGGACAGAACAGCGGTAATGATATTAATAAATTATTATTTTCCACCAGTGGTTTATCATTAATTAATACCCTTATGGATGAAGGGAAATTAGGAAGTTTGATCGGTCAAATTAAGGGTTTATTAAACAGTAATAATCAAGGTAGTAATGGTAACTATAATAGTTATTCACAAACCAATGTTAGTACTGAAAGTAAATCAGTAGATGCGGGGGAAGATTACCCAGATTTTACCAGTGAAAATGTCGATGATACAGATGAAGAAATTGATTTTTCACCTTGGGTAGAAGATGAGGAAACAGCGATGGAAAATTAA
- a CDS encoding Phosphoketolase (PFAM: XFP N-terminal domain; D-xylulose 5-phosphate/D-fructose 6-phosphate phosphoketolase; XFP C-terminal domain~COGs: COG3957 Phosphoketolase~InterProIPR005593:IPR018970:IPR018969:IPR019790:IPR 019789~KEGG: cyc:PCC7424_3782 putative phosphoketolase~PFAM: Xylulose 5-phosphate/Fructose 6-phosphate phosphoketolase-like; D-xylulose 5-phosphate/D-fructose 6-phosphate phosphoketolase~PRIAM: Phosphoketolase~SPTR: Phosphoketolase), whose amino-acid sequence MNLKNAGVRLSTNTIFKVYCNYGSNSHTNESRVLNSRLRRTKKIDAYWRACNYLAVGMIYLRSNPLLKEHLKPEDIKHRLLGHWGSSPGLSFVYVHLNRLIKKYDLNMIYLAGPGHGAPGILAPVYLEGTYSEIYPDKSMDEEGMRKFFKQFSFPGHIGSHVTPETPGSIHEGGELGYSVSHAYGSVLDNPDLISVVMVGDGESETGPLATSWHSNKFINPIRDGAVLPILHLNGYKIANPTILSRISHEELNALFVGYGYEPYFVEGNDPKIMHEKMAATLEECITKIKKIQAEARSSGVAKRPRWPMIVFRSPKGWTGPKNVDGHKVEDFWRSHQVPMGEMHSNMEHLQLLEEWMKSYKPEELFDENGTLIPELQALAPKGDRRMSANPIANGGLLRKDLDLPDFKDSEYALPIPAPGKTRFENTKAMGIFLRDVMARNMNTFRVFGPDETASNRLHPIYEVSKKVWMADYLPEDEDGGHLSPDGRVMEMLSEHTLEGWLETYLLTGRHGLFHTYEAFAHVIDSMFNQHAKWLDICKNHVPWRSPVSSLNILLSSTVWRQDHNGFSHQDPGFVDLVTNKSAEVTRVYFPPDANCLLSVIDHCLRSKDYVNVIVADKQSHLQYLTIDEAVKHCTKGIGIWDWASNDHEKGKANEPDVIMASCGDVPTMESLAATAILREECPDLKVRFVNVVDIFKLQDETEHPHGLSHRDFVTLFTEDKPIIFNFHGYPWLIHKLAYRHPNPERLHVRGYKEEGNINTPLELAINNQIDRFNLVIDVIDRVPKLGSRAGYLKELMKNEIIDNLNYAHTHGIDKEEMRHWQWPF is encoded by the coding sequence TTGAACCTAAAAAATGCTGGTGTTAGACTGAGTACAAATACTATATTCAAGGTATATTGCAATTATGGTTCAAACTCCCACACAAATGAATCAAGAGTCCTTAACTCTCGACTCAGAAGAACTAAAAAAATAGATGCCTATTGGAGAGCCTGTAACTACCTAGCCGTAGGTATGATCTATTTAAGATCAAATCCTCTATTAAAAGAACATCTCAAACCAGAAGACATCAAACATCGACTATTAGGACATTGGGGTTCTAGTCCGGGATTAAGTTTTGTATATGTCCACCTCAATCGTTTGATCAAAAAATATGATCTTAATATGATTTACTTGGCAGGGCCAGGGCATGGTGCGCCCGGTATTCTTGCTCCCGTCTATTTGGAGGGTACTTATTCCGAGATTTATCCTGATAAAAGTATGGATGAGGAAGGAATGCGCAAATTTTTTAAACAGTTTTCCTTTCCAGGGCATATCGGTAGCCATGTTACCCCTGAAACCCCCGGCTCAATCCATGAAGGAGGCGAATTAGGTTATAGCGTTTCCCATGCTTATGGTTCAGTATTAGATAACCCCGATCTGATTTCTGTGGTGATGGTAGGGGATGGGGAGTCGGAAACAGGCCCTCTGGCGACTTCTTGGCATTCCAACAAATTTATTAATCCTATCCGTGATGGAGCAGTGTTGCCCATTTTACACCTCAACGGTTACAAGATTGCTAACCCTACCATTTTGTCTCGTATTTCCCATGAGGAGTTAAATGCTTTGTTTGTGGGTTATGGTTATGAACCCTATTTTGTGGAAGGAAATGACCCCAAAATTATGCACGAGAAAATGGCGGCTACCCTTGAGGAGTGTATTACCAAAATTAAGAAAATTCAGGCAGAAGCAAGAAGCAGTGGGGTTGCCAAGCGTCCTCGTTGGCCGATGATCGTTTTTCGCTCCCCCAAGGGTTGGACTGGCCCTAAAAATGTTGATGGTCATAAGGTGGAGGACTTTTGGCGATCGCACCAGGTACCCATGGGAGAAATGCACAGTAATATGGAGCATTTACAACTCCTCGAAGAGTGGATGAAGAGTTATAAACCAGAGGAATTATTTGATGAAAACGGTACTCTAATCCCCGAATTACAAGCATTGGCACCCAAGGGCGATCGTCGCATGAGTGCCAACCCTATTGCCAACGGCGGTTTACTAAGAAAAGATCTCGACTTACCCGATTTCAAAGATTCTGAATATGCCCTGCCCATTCCTGCCCCTGGCAAAACTCGCTTTGAAAATACGAAGGCGATGGGGATCTTTTTACGGGATGTCATGGCTCGTAACATGAATACATTTAGGGTATTTGGCCCCGATGAAACCGCCTCTAACCGTCTCCACCCCATTTATGAAGTCTCCAAAAAGGTTTGGATGGCAGACTATCTACCCGAAGATGAAGACGGCGGACACCTTTCCCCCGATGGTAGGGTAATGGAAATGTTGAGCGAACACACCCTAGAGGGATGGTTAGAAACCTATTTATTGACAGGGCGCCATGGTTTGTTCCATACCTACGAAGCCTTTGCCCATGTCATCGATTCCATGTTTAACCAACACGCTAAATGGTTAGATATATGTAAAAATCACGTCCCTTGGCGATCGCCCGTATCCTCCCTAAATATCCTACTCTCGTCCACCGTCTGGAGACAAGACCATAACGGCTTTTCTCACCAAGATCCCGGTTTTGTAGATCTTGTCACCAACAAAAGCGCCGAAGTGACAAGGGTATACTTTCCCCCCGATGCCAACTGCTTATTAAGCGTCATCGACCACTGTTTGCGTAGTAAAGACTATGTCAATGTCATCGTTGCTGACAAACAAAGCCACCTACAATATCTCACCATCGATGAAGCCGTCAAACACTGCACCAAAGGCATTGGCATCTGGGATTGGGCGAGTAACGACCATGAAAAAGGCAAAGCCAACGAACCTGATGTGATTATGGCATCCTGTGGTGATGTGCCTACCATGGAATCCCTTGCCGCCACGGCTATTTTAAGGGAAGAATGTCCCGATTTAAAAGTGAGATTTGTTAATGTGGTGGACATCTTCAAATTGCAAGATGAAACCGAACACCCCCACGGTTTATCCCATCGAGATTTTGTGACTCTCTTTACCGAAGATAAACCCATTATTTTCAACTTCCATGGTTATCCTTGGTTAATTCATAAACTAGCTTATCGTCACCCTAATCCTGAGCGTCTCCATGTCAGAGGTTATAAAGAAGAGGGGAATATTAATACTCCCCTTGAGTTGGCTATTAATAACCAAATTGATCGTTTCAATTTAGTTATTGATGTAATTGATCGTGTGCCGAAATTAGGTTCTCGGGCAGGATACCTCAAAGAATTGATGAAAAATGAAATCATCGACAATCTTAATTATGCCCATACCCATGGTATTGATAAAGAGGAAATGCGTCATTGGCAATGGCCTTTTTAG
- a CDS encoding protoheme IX farnesyltransferase (PFAM: UbiA prenyltransferase family~TIGRFAM: protoheme IX farnesyltransferase~COGs: COG0109 Polyprenyltransferase (cytochrome oxidase assembly factor)~InterPro IPR006369:IPR000537~KEGG: cyc:PCC7424_3688 protoheme IX farnesyltransferase~PFAM: UbiA prenyltransferase~SPTR: Protoheme IX farnesyltransferase;~TIGRFAM: protoheme IX farnesyltransferase): MIGTSLNPRNENLREVIKSYYLLTKPRIIPLLLITTAASMFIASGGDIDPFLLIVTLLGGTLAAASAQTFNCIYDQDIDYEMKRTRKRPIPSGKVHPTHALIFGILLGISSFTLLALWVNMLSALLALSGIVFYMLIYTHWLKRHTSQNIVIGGAAGAIPPLVGWAAVTGDLSWSAWAIFTLIFLWTPPHFWALALMISDDYAEVNVPMLPVVEGAIPTVKQIWVYTIITVVFSFVLIYPLQTSGLVYLISAIALGAFFIAKAWELQQKPEDKDRAKSMFKYSILYMMLLCTGMVIDSLV; the protein is encoded by the coding sequence ATGATTGGAACAAGTTTAAACCCTCGTAATGAAAATCTTAGGGAAGTAATTAAGAGCTATTATTTACTTACAAAACCTAGAATTATCCCCCTACTATTAATTACCACCGCCGCCTCCATGTTTATCGCTTCTGGGGGAGATATTGATCCCTTTTTACTCATCGTTACTCTTCTTGGAGGCACATTAGCAGCGGCTTCGGCTCAAACCTTTAATTGCATATACGATCAAGATATTGATTATGAAATGAAGCGTACCCGCAAGCGCCCCATTCCTTCGGGAAAAGTTCATCCTACCCATGCCCTCATCTTTGGTATTTTACTAGGTATTTCATCTTTTACTCTCCTTGCCCTTTGGGTAAATATGCTTTCGGCTTTATTAGCATTATCGGGCATTGTTTTTTATATGCTGATTTATACCCATTGGTTAAAACGTCATACCAGCCAAAATATTGTCATTGGTGGAGCTGCGGGGGCTATTCCTCCCCTTGTGGGTTGGGCTGCTGTAACGGGGGATTTGAGTTGGAGTGCATGGGCTATTTTTACCCTCATCTTTTTGTGGACTCCTCCCCATTTTTGGGCTTTGGCGTTGATGATTAGTGATGACTATGCAGAGGTAAATGTGCCGATGTTGCCTGTGGTGGAGGGAGCAATTCCTACGGTAAAACAAATTTGGGTATATACCATTATTACGGTTGTCTTTAGTTTTGTTTTAATTTATCCTCTCCAAACTTCTGGTTTAGTATATCTTATAAGTGCGATCGCCCTTGGTGCTTTTTTCATCGCTAAGGCATGGGAATTACAACAAAAACCTGAAGATAAAGATCGAGCAAAATCGATGTTTAAATACTCTATTCTTTATATGATGCTTTTATGTACTGGCATGGTAATTGATAGTTTAGTTTAA
- a CDS encoding cytochrome oxidase assembly (PFAM: Cytochrome oxidase assembly protein~COGs: COG1612 Uncharacterized protein required for cytochrome oxidase assembly~InterPro IPR003780~KEGG: cyh:Cyan8802_0254 cytochrome oxidase assembly~PFAM: cytochrome oxidase assembly~SPTR: Cytochrome oxidase assembly) gives MTESILYTSIPHTSQPSKPIKWVLWLVWKMAIATLLLMAIGAATRVMNAGLACPDWPLCYGKVVPTNQMNLQVFLEWFHRLDASLIGLSAIALTGLSWWKKSVLPRWLPWASTFALCLIVFQGILGGLTVTQLLRFDIVTAHLGTALLFFATLVIIGSKLSPYQGTATVGKLKGISVIASILVYIQCILGGLVASQWAAHQCFVGKQLCLVMNSHIIGVFPPTIATLLVIILSWRTPALAVKLRNLTKMISLLLLSQILLGVATFYLHLQVEPLTIAHHTIGAALFGSLVSFSVFASRDGEVSYQ, from the coding sequence ATGACGGAATCTATTTTATATACATCTATCCCCCATACCTCACAACCTAGTAAACCAATCAAGTGGGTATTATGGTTAGTGTGGAAAATGGCGATCGCAACTTTACTTTTAATGGCGATTGGGGCAGCAACTAGAGTAATGAATGCTGGTTTAGCCTGTCCTGATTGGCCCCTTTGTTATGGTAAAGTAGTACCCACCAACCAGATGAATTTACAAGTATTTCTGGAGTGGTTCCACCGTCTTGATGCTTCATTGATTGGTCTAAGTGCCATCGCACTTACTGGGCTGTCATGGTGGAAAAAATCAGTGCTTCCCCGTTGGCTACCATGGGCATCCACCTTTGCCCTTTGCCTAATAGTTTTTCAGGGCATTCTTGGGGGATTAACCGTCACTCAACTTCTCAGATTTGATATTGTCACCGCCCATTTAGGCACAGCCCTATTATTTTTTGCCACCCTAGTTATTATTGGCAGTAAACTAAGCCCCTATCAAGGTACAGCCACCGTAGGCAAACTCAAGGGCATTAGTGTAATAGCCAGTATTCTAGTATATATTCAGTGCATTTTGGGAGGTTTAGTCGCTAGTCAGTGGGCAGCCCATCAATGCTTTGTAGGAAAACAACTCTGCTTAGTGATGAATAGTCACATTATCGGAGTTTTTCCCCCAACTATTGCCACCCTCCTAGTAATTATTCTTTCTTGGCGTACCCCAGCTTTGGCGGTAAAACTTAGAAACCTGACAAAAATGATTAGTCTCTTACTTTTGAGTCAGATTCTCTTGGGCGTAGCTACCTTTTATCTTCATCTTCAAGTAGAACCATTAACCATCGCCCATCATACCATCGGAGCGGCTTTATTTGGAAGTCTGGTATCCTTCAGTGTTTTTGCAAGTAGAGACGGAGAAGTTAGTTATCAATAA
- a CDS encoding large conductance mechanosensitive channel protein (PFAM: Large-conductance mechanosensitive channel, MscL~TIGRFAM: large conductance mechanosensitive channel protein~COGs: COG1970 Large-conductance mechanosensitive channel~InterPro IPR001185:IPR018062:IPR019823~KEGG: syp:SYNPCC7002_A2462 large conductance mechanosensitive channel protein~PFAM: large-conductance mechanosensitive channel~SPTR: Large-conductance mechanosensitive channel;~TIGRFAM: large conductance mechanosensitive channel protein): MTTNNNKSGIGRFIADFRAFISRGNVIDLAVAVVIGAAFGRIINSLVEDVITPLILNPAIQAAGVDKLEELSYGAVRYGLFISAVINFVVIAFCLFLVIRSFESLKRKLERKQQIAEAEAEAVAEEEPNPEVVAQENLIKAIERLTETINQKG, encoded by the coding sequence ATGACAACTAATAATAACAAAAGTGGTATAGGACGTTTTATTGCCGATTTTCGTGCCTTTATTAGTCGGGGCAATGTTATCGATTTGGCGGTAGCGGTGGTTATTGGTGCGGCTTTTGGGCGCATTATCAACTCCCTAGTAGAGGATGTCATTACTCCCCTCATCCTTAATCCTGCTATTCAAGCCGCAGGGGTAGATAAATTAGAAGAGTTAAGCTATGGCGCCGTTAGGTATGGTTTATTTATTTCTGCGGTGATTAACTTTGTGGTGATTGCTTTTTGTTTATTTTTGGTTATTCGCTCTTTTGAATCTTTAAAACGTAAATTGGAGCGTAAACAACAAATTGCTGAGGCAGAAGCAGAAGCGGTGGCAGAAGAAGAGCCTAATCCTGAAGTTGTTGCCCAAGAAAACCTAATCAAAGCTATTGAGAGATTGACCGAAACCATTAATCAAAAAGGGTAA
- a CDS encoding binding-protein-dependent transport systems inner membrane component (PFAM: Binding-protein-dependent transport system inner membrane component~COGs: COG1173 ABC-type dipeptide/oligopeptide/nickel transport systems permease components~InterPro IPR000515~KEGG: cyc:PCC7424_3269 binding-protein-dependent transport systems inner membrane component~PFAM: binding-protein-dependent transport systems inner membrane component~SPTR: ABC transporter, permease protein), translated as MNWWRKLRKNPLAKIGAIILILFYVMVIFADFIAPYNPYTSQTDGSLLPPTRIYLRNQQQEFIGPHVYPTTQGPTDLVTGDRLLDVDWQNPSPIRLFVEGTPYQFLQIRLPLPPTFEEREIFGGFTFNKRLFGTIGEGKINLLGTDEQGRDQFSRILFGGRISLFIGLIGITISFPLGMFIGGIAGYFGGWIDSILMRLVEVLMTIPGIYLLVALAAVLPPSLSSAQRFLLIVLITSFIGWSGLARVIRGQVLSIKEQEFIQSAKAIGAGPFYIIIRHILPQTATYIVISATLSIPSFIVAESVLSLIGLGIQQPDPSWGNLLSLASNASIIVLQPWLIIPPALLIILTVLSFNLLGDGLRDALDPRTVNKS; from the coding sequence ATGAACTGGTGGCGTAAACTAAGAAAAAATCCTCTGGCAAAAATCGGGGCAATAATTTTAATTTTATTTTATGTAATGGTTATTTTTGCTGATTTTATTGCTCCCTATAACCCCTACACATCACAAACCGACGGATCTTTATTACCACCCACAAGAATTTATCTGCGCAATCAACAACAAGAATTTATTGGGCCCCATGTATATCCCACCACCCAAGGACCTACAGATTTAGTTACGGGCGATCGCCTTTTGGACGTAGATTGGCAAAACCCTTCCCCCATTCGCCTATTCGTAGAAGGAACCCCTTACCAATTTTTGCAAATAAGATTGCCCCTACCTCCTACCTTTGAAGAAAGAGAAATTTTTGGAGGATTTACCTTTAACAAACGTTTATTTGGTACCATCGGCGAAGGCAAAATAAACCTACTTGGCACTGATGAACAGGGAAGGGATCAATTTAGTCGAATTTTATTTGGAGGAAGAATTAGCTTATTTATTGGCTTGATTGGGATTACTATTTCCTTTCCTTTGGGAATGTTTATTGGCGGAATTGCAGGTTATTTTGGTGGTTGGATCGATAGTATATTAATGCGATTGGTAGAAGTATTAATGACCATCCCCGGTATCTATCTATTAGTTGCCCTTGCGGCCGTATTACCCCCAAGTCTTAGCAGCGCCCAAAGATTTTTATTAATCGTGTTAATTACCTCTTTCATCGGTTGGTCTGGTTTAGCAAGGGTAATCAGAGGACAAGTATTATCTATCAAAGAACAGGAATTTATACAATCAGCAAAGGCGATCGGGGCTGGTCCATTTTATATTATCATTCGTCATATACTGCCCCAAACTGCCACCTATATCGTCATCTCTGCTACCCTATCTATTCCTAGCTTTATTGTTGCTGAGTCCGTCTTAAGCCTCATTGGCTTAGGTATTCAACAACCTGATCCTAGTTGGGGAAACCTACTCTCCCTTGCCTCCAACGCTTCGATTATTGTCCTACAACCATGGTTAATTATTCCCCCTGCCCTACTCATCATTTTGACAGTATTATCTTTTAATCTCCTCGGGGATGGATTAAGGGACGCCCTCGATCCCCGTACTGTCAACAAATCTTGA